The following are from one region of the Streptomyces tuirus genome:
- a CDS encoding organic hydroperoxide resistance protein, which produces MPIQQSDVLYTAVATAENGRDGRVATDDGTLDVVVNPPKEMGGSGAGTNPEQLFAAGYSACFQGALGVVARQEGADLAGSTVTAKVGLGKNGDGFGIIVEISADIPKVDRGTARSLIEKAHEVCPYSKATRGNITVTLV; this is translated from the coding sequence ATGCCGATCCAGCAGTCCGACGTCCTGTACACCGCCGTCGCCACCGCAGAGAACGGGCGCGACGGCCGGGTCGCCACCGACGACGGCACGCTCGACGTCGTCGTCAACCCCCCGAAGGAGATGGGCGGGAGCGGCGCCGGCACCAACCCGGAGCAGCTCTTCGCCGCCGGGTACAGCGCCTGCTTCCAGGGCGCTCTCGGTGTCGTCGCCCGTCAGGAGGGAGCCGACCTGGCCGGTTCGACCGTGACCGCGAAGGTCGGCCTCGGCAAGAACGGGGACGGCTTCGGGATCATCGTCGAGATCTCGGCCGACATCCCCAAGGTCGACCGGGGCACCGCGCGGTCGCTGATCGAGAAGGCGCACGAGGTCTGCCCGTACTCGAAGGCGACCCGCGGCAACATCACCGTGACGCTGGTCTGA
- a CDS encoding NADP-dependent oxidoreductase, translated as MTDTPTLPAVSREWHLASRPVGWPKPEDFAFVEAEIPQPGEGQVLVRNKYLSVDPYMRGRMSDAKSYVAPFELGKVMQGGAVGEVVASNAEGLSVGDHVLHFFGWREYAVVGAKNAVKVDPDAAPLSTYLGVLGMTGLTAYAGLLRTAAFKEGDAVFVSGAAGAVGGQVGQIARLKGASRVIGSAGSDEKVKLLKDEYGFDAAFNYKDGPVAQQLRAAAPDGIDVYFDNVGGDHLEAAIGSLNEGGRIAVCGMISVYNNTEPAPGPRNLARLIATRGRIEGFLVGDHYDLQPQFVQEVAPWVASGELKYRETVVEGIENNLEAFLGVLRGDNTGKMIVKL; from the coding sequence ATGACCGACACCCCCACTCTCCCCGCCGTCAGCCGTGAGTGGCACCTGGCGAGCCGTCCCGTCGGCTGGCCGAAGCCCGAGGACTTCGCCTTCGTCGAGGCCGAGATCCCGCAGCCGGGTGAGGGGCAGGTCCTCGTCCGGAACAAGTACCTCTCCGTGGACCCGTACATGCGGGGCCGCATGAGCGACGCCAAGTCCTACGTCGCCCCCTTCGAGCTCGGCAAGGTCATGCAGGGCGGCGCCGTCGGCGAGGTCGTGGCCTCGAACGCCGAGGGGCTGTCCGTCGGGGACCATGTGCTGCACTTCTTCGGATGGCGCGAGTACGCGGTCGTCGGCGCGAAGAACGCCGTCAAGGTGGACCCGGACGCCGCGCCGCTGTCGACGTACCTCGGCGTGCTGGGCATGACCGGCCTCACCGCCTACGCGGGTCTGCTGCGCACCGCCGCCTTCAAGGAGGGCGACGCCGTCTTCGTGTCCGGCGCCGCCGGAGCCGTGGGCGGCCAGGTCGGGCAGATCGCCCGGCTGAAGGGCGCCTCCCGCGTCATCGGCTCCGCCGGGTCGGACGAGAAGGTGAAGCTCCTCAAGGACGAGTACGGCTTCGACGCCGCCTTCAACTACAAGGACGGGCCCGTCGCGCAGCAGCTGCGCGCCGCCGCCCCCGACGGGATCGACGTCTACTTCGACAACGTCGGCGGTGACCACCTGGAGGCGGCCATCGGCTCCCTCAACGAGGGCGGCCGGATCGCCGTCTGCGGCATGATCTCCGTCTACAACAACACCGAGCCCGCCCCGGGCCCCAGGAACCTCGCGCGCCTGATCGCGACCCGCGGCCGCATCGAGGGCTTCCTGGTCGGCGACCACTATGACCTGCAGCCCCAGTTCGTCCAGGAGGTCGCCCCCTGGGTCGCCTCCGGCGAGCTGAAGTACCGCGAGACCGTCGTCGAGGGCATCGAGAACAACCTGGAGGCGTTCCTGGGTGTGCTGCGCGGCGACAACACCGGGAAGATGATCGTCAAGCTCTGA
- a CDS encoding MarR family winged helix-turn-helix transcriptional regulator, whose translation MASTTPTPQEMTNRPDPLTLEVVELIGEVVARFHEDYESGAAEHALTGAQARLLSLLCLEPLPMRRLAQQLKCEPSNVTGIVDRLEARGLVERRPDPADRRVKVAAATEEGRRVARSLRESLRFAREPLAGLSEGERVALRDTLRRMLG comes from the coding sequence ATGGCCTCCACCACACCGACGCCCCAAGAGATGACCAACCGCCCGGATCCGCTGACCCTCGAGGTCGTCGAGCTGATCGGGGAGGTCGTGGCGCGGTTCCACGAGGACTACGAGTCGGGGGCGGCGGAGCACGCCCTGACCGGTGCGCAGGCGCGGCTGCTCAGCCTGCTGTGCCTCGAACCGCTGCCGATGCGCAGGCTGGCCCAGCAGCTGAAGTGCGAGCCGTCCAACGTGACGGGGATCGTGGACCGGCTGGAGGCGCGGGGCCTGGTCGAACGACGGCCGGACCCCGCCGACCGCCGCGTGAAGGTGGCGGCGGCGACGGAGGAGGGACGCCGGGTGGCCCGGAGTCTGAGGGAGTCACTCCGCTTCGCCCGGGAGCCCCTGGCGGGGCTCTCCGAGGGGGAGCGGGTGGCACTGCGGGACACACTGCGGCGGATGCTGGGCTGA
- a CDS encoding SCO2400 family protein, which yields MDYCDPCRRHLNGALACPGCGTSAESLRGRGQEYGAYGATAAGHPGAEPGRPTGADGPQGPDAPGAPAYGREGYDGYDDPHAHDDGDDDHAADDTDDDGEHLGRAARRRGRGHGPAADGPGGASRRDRKAAAHRRRRRRTLFVAAGFVLAAGGLSLAELGMDAPSSTPKPAAAGGESADGDASVEAGETGRGPDGRTSGADGASASASPSASDSPSASKSPKDEKSESPKGDEPTKDAESATAGGDPSRPSSGPTAAPPAPEPAPTSGPTTQAPEPEPSESEPCKRFLWWCT from the coding sequence ATGGACTACTGCGACCCGTGCCGAAGGCACCTCAACGGCGCCCTTGCCTGCCCTGGGTGCGGCACCTCGGCCGAATCGCTGCGCGGGCGCGGGCAGGAGTACGGCGCGTACGGCGCCACCGCGGCCGGACACCCCGGCGCCGAGCCGGGACGGCCGACAGGGGCGGACGGGCCGCAAGGACCGGATGCACCGGGCGCCCCCGCCTACGGGCGCGAGGGGTACGACGGGTACGACGACCCCCATGCCCACGACGACGGCGACGACGACCATGCTGCCGACGACACCGATGACGACGGCGAGCACCTCGGGCGCGCCGCCCGGCGGCGCGGGCGTGGGCACGGTCCGGCCGCCGACGGCCCGGGCGGGGCGAGCCGGCGGGACCGCAAGGCCGCGGCACACCGCCGGCGGCGCCGCCGGACCCTGTTCGTGGCGGCCGGGTTCGTGCTGGCGGCCGGTGGCCTGAGCCTCGCGGAACTCGGCATGGACGCCCCCAGCTCGACGCCCAAGCCGGCCGCGGCCGGGGGCGAGTCGGCGGACGGGGACGCCTCGGTGGAGGCGGGGGAGACGGGCCGCGGGCCGGACGGCAGGACATCAGGGGCCGACGGCGCGTCGGCATCCGCCTCGCCCTCCGCATCCGATTCGCCGTCCGCTTCGAAGTCCCCGAAGGACGAGAAGTCGGAGTCCCCGAAGGGCGACGAACCGACGAAGGACGCCGAGTCGGCGACGGCGGGAGGCGACCCCAGCCGCCCGTCCTCCGGCCCCACGGCCGCCCCGCCCGCCCCGGAGCCGGCCCCGACCTCGGGCCCGACCACGCAGGCCCCGGAACCGGAACCGTCCGAGTCCGAGCCGTGCAAGCGGTTCCTGTGGTGGTGCACGTAG
- a CDS encoding mandelate racemase/muconate lactonizing enzyme family protein has product MRITGISTHVVGTPWRNLTYVQVHTDEGITGVGETRMLGHTDALLGYLREAEANHILGSDPFAVEDLVKRMKYGDYGRAGEIVMSGIAVIEMACWDIKGKALGVPVWQLLGGKVTDKVKAYANGWYTTERTPEAYHKAAQGVMERGYRALKIDPFGTGHFELDHRQTLYAVSLIESVRDAIGPEAELMLEMHGRFSPATAVRLAKELAPFKPAWLEEPVPPENLKALEKVAAKVDMPVATGERIHDRIEFRELFESQAVDIIQPDVGHIGGIWETRKLAATAETHYMLVAPHNVGGSVLTAASLQVGFTSPNFKILEHFNDFADAEIKKVVKGAPQVNPEDGCFHLSDAPGLGVELDVDAAAEFPQQQARFDLWAEGWEQRKPKGAQ; this is encoded by the coding sequence GTGCGCATCACCGGAATCAGCACACACGTGGTCGGGACGCCGTGGCGCAACCTGACGTACGTCCAGGTGCACACCGACGAGGGGATCACCGGAGTCGGCGAGACCCGGATGCTGGGACACACCGACGCCCTTCTCGGATACCTGAGGGAGGCCGAGGCCAATCACATTCTCGGCTCCGACCCGTTCGCTGTCGAGGACCTGGTCAAGCGCATGAAGTACGGCGACTACGGCCGTGCGGGCGAGATCGTCATGTCCGGTATCGCCGTGATCGAGATGGCCTGCTGGGACATCAAGGGCAAGGCCCTGGGCGTCCCCGTATGGCAGTTGCTGGGCGGCAAGGTCACCGACAAGGTCAAGGCGTACGCCAACGGCTGGTACACCACCGAGCGCACCCCGGAGGCCTACCACAAGGCCGCCCAGGGCGTGATGGAGCGCGGCTACCGGGCACTGAAGATCGACCCCTTCGGCACCGGTCACTTCGAGCTGGACCACCGGCAGACCCTGTACGCCGTCTCCCTGATCGAGTCGGTCCGGGACGCCATCGGCCCCGAGGCCGAGCTGATGCTGGAGATGCACGGCCGCTTCTCCCCCGCCACGGCCGTGCGCCTGGCCAAGGAGCTGGCGCCGTTCAAGCCGGCGTGGCTGGAGGAGCCCGTCCCGCCGGAGAACCTCAAGGCGCTGGAGAAGGTCGCCGCCAAGGTCGACATGCCGGTCGCCACCGGTGAGCGCATCCACGACCGGATCGAGTTCCGGGAGCTGTTCGAGAGCCAGGCCGTCGACATCATCCAGCCGGACGTCGGCCATATCGGTGGCATCTGGGAGACCAGGAAGCTCGCCGCGACCGCCGAGACGCACTACATGCTGGTGGCCCCGCACAACGTGGGCGGCTCGGTCCTGACCGCCGCGTCCCTCCAGGTCGGCTTCACCTCCCCGAACTTCAAGATCCTGGAGCACTTCAACGACTTCGCCGACGCGGAGATCAAGAAGGTGGTCAAGGGCGCCCCGCAGGTGAACCCGGAGGACGGCTGCTTCCACCTCTCCGACGCCCCGGGCCTCGGTGTGGAGCTGGACGTCGACGCCGCCGCCGAATTCCCCCAGCAGCAGGCCCGGTTCGACCTCTGGGCGGAGGGCTGGGAACAGCGCAAGCCGAAGGGCGCGCAGTGA
- a CDS encoding zinc-dependent alcohol dehydrogenase — MSTAVVVDAPGEHRLVPHEPRRPEAGEALVRVHASGICGSDREVYQGNRPEGYVRYPLTPGHEWSGTVQAVGAGVPESLVGRKVVGEGFRNCQVCDRCHAGDTTLCTAGYEETGFTQPGAMAATLTLPARLLHTLPDDCDLTAAALLEPAACIAAAALKGNARPGERVAVVGTGTLGMFAVQFLKANSPSELLVVGTRRDREALSRSYGATDFRTKDRQLPDDFDVVIETAGSADAARISAGLLRRGGRLVLTGIPAPGADGLDPTDLVVKQLEVHTVFGAPPDAWAHTVRVFAAGLLDPLPLVTHELPLTAFSQAIELVGAGDPKVGKVLLRP, encoded by the coding sequence GTGAGCACCGCGGTCGTCGTCGACGCACCCGGCGAGCACCGTCTGGTGCCGCACGAGCCCCGGCGGCCCGAGGCCGGCGAGGCGCTGGTCCGGGTGCACGCCTCGGGGATCTGCGGCAGCGACCGCGAGGTCTACCAGGGCAACCGCCCCGAGGGTTATGTGCGTTACCCGCTGACCCCGGGCCACGAGTGGTCCGGGACGGTTCAGGCCGTGGGCGCCGGTGTCCCGGAGTCCCTCGTGGGCCGCAAGGTCGTCGGTGAGGGCTTTCGGAACTGTCAGGTCTGCGACCGCTGCCACGCGGGCGACACGACGCTGTGCACGGCCGGTTACGAGGAGACCGGGTTCACCCAGCCGGGCGCGATGGCGGCCACGCTGACCCTCCCGGCCCGTCTTCTGCACACCCTCCCGGACGACTGCGACCTCACGGCCGCGGCCCTCCTGGAGCCCGCGGCGTGCATCGCGGCCGCCGCGCTGAAGGGCAACGCCCGGCCCGGCGAGCGTGTCGCCGTGGTCGGCACCGGCACCCTCGGCATGTTCGCCGTGCAGTTCCTGAAGGCGAACTCGCCGTCCGAGCTGCTGGTCGTCGGCACCCGCCGGGACCGTGAGGCGCTGTCGCGGAGTTACGGCGCGACGGACTTCCGGACGAAGGACCGGCAACTCCCGGACGACTTCGACGTGGTGATCGAGACGGCCGGGTCCGCGGACGCCGCCCGGATCTCGGCCGGCCTGCTCCGGCGGGGCGGCCGGCTGGTCCTGACCGGCATCCCGGCGCCGGGCGCGGACGGCCTGGACCCGACGGACCTCGTCGTGAAGCAGTTGGAGGTGCACACGGTCTTCGGTGCCCCGCCGGACGCCTGGGCGCACACGGTGCGGGTGTTCGCCGCCGGTCTGCTCGACCCGCTGCCGCTGGTGACGCACGAGCTGCCGCTCACCGCGTTCTCGCAGGCCATCGAGCTGGTCGGGGCCGGTGATCCGAAGGTGGGCAAGGTCCTGTTGCGCCCCTAG
- the chvE gene encoding multiple monosaccharide ABC transporter substrate-binding protein, whose translation MRNRRAALTAIAGAASLALTLSACGQSGEGGSKESEGDAKGATIGIAMPTKSSERWIADGKNVVTDLESKGYKTKLVYGEDDPDQQVSQVENLITQGVKALIIAAIDNKSMNNVLQQAKDANIPVISYDRLILGTENVDYYASFDNEKVGELQGTYIVEKLGLKDGSGSSSKGPFNIELFAGSNDDNNTRYFFQGAMSVLQPYIDKKQLVVRSGQTKLNQVTTLRWDGGTAQKRMDDILTSAYKSQRVDAVLSPYDGISIGILSALKSDDYGSKSKPLPVVTGQDAEVASVKSIIAGQQSMTVYKDTRQLAKVSSNMVDALLNKKKPEVNDTKTYDNGAKVVPAYLLEPVAVDKANYQKEVVDSGYIKESDLK comes from the coding sequence ATGCGTAACCGCAGAGCCGCTCTCACCGCCATAGCCGGAGCCGCCTCCCTCGCCCTCACCCTGTCCGCCTGCGGCCAGAGCGGTGAGGGGGGCAGCAAGGAGAGCGAGGGCGACGCCAAGGGCGCCACGATCGGCATCGCGATGCCGACCAAGTCCTCCGAGCGCTGGATCGCCGACGGCAAGAACGTCGTCACGGACCTCGAGTCCAAGGGCTACAAGACCAAGCTGGTCTACGGCGAGGACGACCCCGACCAGCAGGTCTCGCAGGTCGAGAACCTGATCACGCAGGGCGTCAAGGCGCTGATCATCGCCGCGATCGACAACAAGTCGATGAACAACGTGCTCCAGCAGGCCAAGGACGCGAACATCCCGGTCATCTCCTACGACCGCCTGATCCTCGGCACCGAGAACGTCGACTACTACGCCTCGTTCGACAACGAGAAGGTCGGCGAGCTCCAGGGCACCTACATCGTCGAGAAGCTCGGCCTGAAGGACGGCTCCGGTTCGTCGTCGAAGGGCCCCTTCAACATCGAGCTGTTCGCCGGCTCCAACGACGACAACAACACCCGCTACTTCTTCCAGGGCGCGATGAGCGTCCTGCAGCCCTACATCGACAAGAAGCAGCTCGTCGTCCGCTCAGGACAGACCAAGCTCAACCAGGTCACCACCCTGCGCTGGGACGGCGGCACCGCCCAGAAGCGCATGGACGACATCCTGACCTCGGCCTACAAGAGCCAGCGCGTCGACGCCGTCCTGTCCCCCTACGACGGCATCTCCATCGGCATCCTGTCGGCGCTGAAGTCCGACGACTACGGCTCCAAGAGCAAGCCGCTGCCGGTCGTCACGGGCCAGGACGCCGAGGTCGCCTCGGTGAAGTCGATCATCGCCGGCCAGCAGTCGATGACCGTCTACAAGGACACCCGCCAGCTCGCCAAGGTGTCCTCGAACATGGTCGACGCGCTGCTCAACAAGAAGAAGCCCGAGGTCAACGACACCAAGACCTACGACAACGGCGCGAAGGTCGTCCCCGCCTACCTGCTGGAGCCGGTCGCGGTGGACAAGGCGAACTACCAGAAGGAGGTCGTCGACTCCGGCTACATCAAGGAGAGCGACCTCAAGTAG
- the mmsA gene encoding multiple monosaccharide ABC transporter ATP-binding protein encodes MAGPVLEMRSIVKTFPGVKALSDVTLTVRQGEVHAICGENGAGKSTLMKVLSGVHPHGTYEGDILFEGEVCQFKDIRASEERGIVIIHQELALVPYLSLAENIFLGNEHATRGIISWTETLRHATELLRRVGLSDHPDTRVADIGVGKQQLVEIAKALSKKVKLLILDEPTAALNDEDSGKLLDLILELKKQGITSIIISHKLNEIRKVADSVTILRDGKTIETLDVKAAETTEDRIISGMVGRDLENRFPERSPHEPEEGAAPALEIRGWTVHHPIDQQRKVCDDVSLHVRRGEIVGIAGLMGAGRTELAMSVFGRTYGRYADGTVLKDGKEIRTKTVPEAVKHGIAYVTEDRKHYGLNLIDTINRNISLSALGKVARRGVVDEHEERQVAESFRTSMNIKAPTVFEPVGKLSGGNQQKVVLSKWIFSGPDVLILDEPTRGIDVGAKYEIYTVIDQLAAQGKAVVFISSELPELLGMCDRIYTMAAGRLTGEFSRAEASQESLMRQMTKDKEVTR; translated from the coding sequence ATGGCGGGACCCGTCCTGGAAATGCGCTCGATCGTCAAGACCTTTCCCGGCGTCAAGGCGCTGTCGGACGTCACGCTGACCGTCCGGCAGGGCGAGGTCCACGCCATCTGCGGGGAGAACGGCGCCGGCAAGTCGACCCTGATGAAGGTCCTCTCCGGCGTCCACCCGCACGGCACGTACGAGGGCGACATCCTCTTCGAGGGAGAGGTCTGCCAGTTCAAGGACATCCGGGCCAGCGAAGAGCGTGGCATCGTGATCATCCACCAGGAACTGGCCCTGGTGCCCTACCTCTCCCTCGCCGAGAACATCTTCCTCGGCAACGAGCACGCCACCCGCGGGATCATCAGCTGGACCGAGACCCTCCGGCACGCCACCGAACTGCTGCGCCGGGTCGGCCTGTCGGACCACCCCGACACCCGCGTCGCCGACATCGGCGTGGGCAAGCAGCAGCTGGTGGAGATCGCGAAGGCCCTGTCGAAGAAGGTCAAGCTGCTGATCCTCGATGAGCCGACGGCCGCGCTGAACGACGAGGACAGCGGCAAACTCCTGGATCTGATCCTGGAGTTGAAGAAGCAGGGCATCACCTCGATCATCATCTCCCACAAGCTCAACGAGATCCGCAAGGTCGCCGACTCGGTGACGATCCTGCGCGACGGCAAGACCATCGAGACCCTCGACGTGAAGGCCGCGGAGACCACCGAGGACCGGATCATCAGCGGGATGGTCGGCCGCGACCTGGAGAACCGCTTTCCCGAGAGGTCGCCGCACGAGCCCGAGGAGGGCGCGGCGCCCGCCCTGGAGATCCGGGGCTGGACCGTGCACCACCCCATCGACCAGCAGCGCAAGGTGTGCGACGACGTCTCGCTCCATGTGCGGCGCGGGGAGATCGTCGGCATCGCGGGCCTGATGGGCGCCGGGCGCACCGAACTCGCGATGAGCGTCTTCGGCCGGACCTACGGCCGGTACGCGGACGGCACGGTCCTCAAGGACGGCAAGGAGATCCGCACGAAGACCGTCCCGGAGGCGGTCAAGCACGGCATCGCCTATGTGACCGAGGACCGCAAGCACTACGGCCTCAACCTCATCGACACCATCAACCGGAACATCTCGCTGAGCGCCCTGGGCAAGGTCGCGAGGCGCGGTGTGGTCGACGAGCACGAGGAGCGGCAGGTCGCCGAGAGCTTCCGCACGTCCATGAACATCAAGGCCCCGACGGTGTTCGAGCCGGTGGGCAAGCTGTCCGGCGGCAACCAGCAGAAGGTCGTCCTCAGCAAGTGGATCTTCTCGGGTCCGGACGTGCTGATCCTGGACGAGCCGACGCGCGGTATCGACGTCGGCGCCAAGTACGAGATCTACACGGTCATCGACCAGCTGGCCGCCCAGGGCAAGGCGGTCGTCTTCATCTCCTCCGAGCTGCCCGAGCTGCTCGGCATGTGCGACCGCATCTACACGATGGCCGCGGGGCGGCTGACGGGTGAGTTCTCGCGGGCCGAGGCCTCCCAGGAATCGCTGATGCGTCAGATGACGAAGGACAAAGAGGTAACCCGATGA
- the mmsB gene encoding multiple monosaccharide ABC transporter permease, translating into MSTDVTAKSPAPAPPGKSGGAAGDGLLQLVMDGLRRNMRQYGMLIALGLIVVLFAVWTDGDLLLPRNVSNLVLQNSYILILAIGMMLVIIAGHIDLSVGSLTAFVGSMAAVFMVKQDLPWPLAVILCLAVGAVAGAVQGFFIAYGGIPSFIVTLAGMLIFRGLTEIFLEGQTLGPFPDGLQKVANGFLPEVGPNTNYHNLTLLLGFAMIAFVIFQEVRDRKRQQEFDLDVPPAKLFLLKLVAIGAAVLTLTMLLASYKGAPIVLLILGVLLVGFGYVMRNAIIGRHIYAIGGNLPAAKLSGVKDKKVTFLVFLNMGMLAALAGLVFAARFNAASPKAGLNFELEAIAASFIGGASMSGGVGTVLGAIIGGLVLGVLNNGMNLVGIGTDWQQVIKGLVLLAAVGFDVWNKRKVGS; encoded by the coding sequence ATGAGCACGGACGTGACCGCCAAGAGCCCGGCCCCCGCGCCGCCGGGCAAGAGCGGAGGGGCCGCGGGCGACGGCCTGTTGCAGCTGGTGATGGACGGCCTGCGCCGCAACATGCGGCAGTACGGCATGCTGATCGCGCTGGGCCTGATCGTGGTCCTGTTCGCCGTCTGGACCGACGGTGACCTGCTGCTGCCGCGCAACGTCTCCAACCTGGTGCTGCAGAACAGCTACATCCTGATCCTCGCGATCGGCATGATGCTGGTCATCATCGCCGGCCACATCGACCTCTCGGTCGGCTCACTGACGGCGTTCGTCGGGTCGATGGCCGCCGTCTTCATGGTCAAACAGGACCTTCCCTGGCCCCTCGCCGTTATCCTCTGCCTGGCCGTGGGCGCGGTCGCCGGTGCCGTCCAGGGGTTCTTCATCGCGTACGGCGGGATACCGTCGTTCATCGTGACCCTGGCGGGCATGCTGATCTTCCGCGGTCTGACGGAGATCTTCCTGGAGGGCCAGACCCTCGGCCCCTTCCCGGACGGGCTGCAGAAGGTCGCCAATGGATTCCTGCCCGAGGTCGGGCCCAACACGAACTACCACAACCTCACACTGCTGCTCGGCTTCGCGATGATCGCCTTCGTGATCTTCCAGGAGGTCCGTGACCGCAAGCGGCAGCAGGAGTTCGACCTGGACGTCCCGCCCGCCAAGCTGTTCCTGCTGAAGCTGGTCGCGATCGGCGCCGCGGTGCTGACGCTCACCATGCTGCTGGCCAGCTACAAGGGCGCCCCGATCGTGCTGCTCATCCTGGGCGTGCTGCTCGTCGGCTTCGGCTACGTCATGCGCAACGCGATCATCGGCCGTCACATCTACGCGATCGGCGGCAACCTCCCGGCGGCCAAGCTGTCGGGTGTGAAGGACAAGAAGGTCACCTTCCTGGTCTTCCTGAACATGGGCATGCTCGCGGCCCTGGCGGGTCTGGTCTTCGCCGCCCGCTTCAACGCGGCCTCTCCCAAGGCCGGCCTCAACTTCGAGCTGGAGGCGATCGCGGCCTCGTTCATCGGCGGTGCGTCGATGAGCGGCGGTGTCGGCACCGTGCTCGGCGCGATCATCGGTGGCCTGGTCCTGGGCGTGCTGAACAACGGTATGAACCTCGTCGGCATCGGCACCGACTGGCAGCAGGTCATCAAGGGCCTGGTGCTGCTGGCGGCGGTCGGGTTCGACGTGTGGAACAAGCGCAAGGTCGGTTCGTAA